A window of Brachybacterium fresconis contains these coding sequences:
- a CDS encoding GH92 family glycosyl hydrolase, giving the protein MTGSAENPPTETAAKAVDGSTATKWLAFKSEAWLQIELEEPLVVADYVLTSADDSPERDPKDWTLQGSTDGATWATFDTQTSQTFEGRGTANTYETDNETAYAFYRLDISAVGSGDTVQLAELTLSDGSEEAAPGMLITTGSGPAAAYASKTNVGFTGVNALKYSGQTTSENGGHHWQKLHDVDISVTPDTELTYRIFPEFTDDLSYPSTFTAIDLAFTDGTYLSELDAEDQYRFGASPAAQGDSKALFTNQWNHRALRVGDVAAGKTIDRVLIGYDAPVGPKSFSGWVDDIEVADRPLETHERPSDWVDTRRGTHSSGAYSRGNNLPATVMPHGFNFWIPVTDAGVLNWPYAYHQDNDAQNRPRLEAFAVSHAPSPWMGDRQTFQFMPSLAEGAPETGRDGRAMTFSHDNEKATAHHYRVEFDNGTVTEMAPTDHAAIVRFDFPGDDASVVFDNVNDDSGLTLHDDGAVTAYSDVRSGLSAGATRLFVYVQFDQEVVDQGAEDGNTGWVRLVAEDNGTATMRIATSLISVDQAQKNLQQEITPDDTFDTIRDRAQTAWDQKLSIIEVEGATPNELTTLYSNLYRLNAYPNSGFENTGTPEDPHFQYASPVSEPTGEPTETATGAEILDGKIYVNNGFWDTYRTAWPAYSLLAPDDAGELVNGFVQQYRDGGWVSRWSSPGYANLMTGTSSDVAFADAYTKGVDLPDPMGTYKAGLKNATVTPPGSATDSDVGRKGLNTSIFRGWTDTSVGEGTSWALEGAINDFALARQAEKLAEASDVSDDEAERLTTEAAYLDARSKNYVNHFDPEVGFFQGRNDDGSFRHGPDEYDPRIWGQHDYTETNGWNFAFHAPFDGQGLANLYGGRDGLAAKLDEFYATPETAEFPGTYGGTIHEMVEARDVRMGMWGFSNQVSHHIPFTYIHAGQPWRTQEITREVQSRHYVGSDIGQGYAGDEDNGETSAWWLFTMLGLYPLQLGDGNYALTSPLFTKATAHLPNGEDIVVNAPDNSDENVYVQSLLVDGKDRNKAWIEHASLAKGAVLDFTMGPEPSDWGSAPENAPPSPTTGDEPPEPLTDLLADPAQVGGVEGVQQVVDDDSSTQLVLAPEDAITYQSDTPRNEVTMYTLTSGDDSVGHPTAWVVEGSRDGERWFEIDSREDETFEWEHQTRPFKATGTRGPGTYTHYRLQVLEGSSDEVGLAELEFFDIDVGQSTPEK; this is encoded by the coding sequence GTGACCGGGAGCGCCGAGAACCCGCCGACGGAGACAGCAGCAAAGGCCGTCGACGGCAGCACCGCGACGAAATGGCTGGCCTTCAAGTCCGAGGCCTGGTTACAGATCGAGCTCGAGGAGCCACTCGTCGTCGCTGACTACGTTCTCACCTCCGCCGATGACTCGCCGGAGCGCGACCCGAAGGACTGGACCCTTCAGGGGTCGACCGACGGCGCCACCTGGGCAACCTTCGACACACAGACCAGTCAGACCTTCGAGGGCAGGGGCACCGCCAACACCTACGAGACCGACAACGAGACCGCCTACGCCTTCTACCGGCTCGACATCTCTGCCGTCGGCAGTGGCGACACCGTTCAGCTCGCGGAGCTGACCCTGTCCGACGGCTCCGAGGAGGCGGCACCCGGAATGCTGATCACTACCGGAAGCGGTCCGGCTGCTGCCTACGCCTCGAAGACCAACGTCGGATTCACCGGCGTAAACGCCCTGAAGTACTCGGGACAGACGACGAGCGAGAACGGCGGCCACCACTGGCAAAAGTTGCACGACGTCGACATCTCGGTCACGCCGGACACTGAGCTCACCTACCGGATTTTTCCCGAGTTCACTGACGACCTGAGCTACCCGTCGACGTTCACTGCGATCGACCTCGCCTTCACCGACGGCACCTATCTCAGCGAGCTGGACGCAGAGGACCAGTACCGGTTCGGCGCGTCACCCGCCGCGCAGGGAGATTCCAAGGCCCTCTTCACCAACCAGTGGAACCACCGCGCGCTGCGCGTGGGCGATGTCGCCGCGGGCAAGACCATCGACCGCGTGCTGATCGGCTACGACGCCCCCGTGGGACCGAAGAGCTTCTCCGGCTGGGTCGACGACATCGAGGTCGCTGACCGGCCGCTCGAGACCCACGAGCGCCCCTCAGACTGGGTCGACACCCGCCGGGGCACCCACTCGAGCGGCGCCTATTCGCGCGGCAACAATCTACCCGCCACCGTCATGCCCCACGGTTTCAACTTCTGGATCCCGGTCACCGACGCCGGGGTCCTGAACTGGCCGTACGCCTATCACCAGGACAACGACGCGCAGAACCGTCCGCGTCTCGAGGCATTCGCCGTGAGTCATGCGCCCAGCCCCTGGATGGGGGACCGGCAGACCTTCCAGTTCATGCCCTCGCTGGCCGAGGGTGCCCCGGAGACCGGCCGCGACGGCCGGGCGATGACGTTCTCCCACGACAACGAGAAGGCCACCGCCCATCACTACCGTGTCGAGTTCGACAACGGCACGGTCACCGAGATGGCACCGACGGACCACGCCGCCATCGTTCGCTTCGATTTTCCCGGCGACGACGCCTCCGTCGTCTTCGACAACGTCAACGACGACTCCGGTCTGACGCTCCACGACGACGGCGCCGTGACCGCTTACTCCGACGTTCGCAGCGGACTGTCCGCCGGCGCCACGCGACTGTTCGTCTACGTCCAGTTCGACCAGGAGGTCGTCGACCAGGGGGCCGAGGACGGCAACACCGGGTGGGTGCGCCTCGTCGCCGAGGACAACGGCACCGCCACGATGCGCATCGCCACCTCGCTGATCAGCGTGGATCAGGCCCAGAAGAACCTACAGCAGGAGATCACCCCGGACGACACCTTCGACACCATCCGCGACCGCGCACAGACCGCCTGGGACCAGAAGCTGTCCATCATCGAGGTCGAGGGCGCCACCCCCAACGAGCTCACGACCCTCTACTCCAACCTCTACCGCCTCAACGCCTACCCGAACTCCGGGTTCGAGAACACCGGCACCCCCGAGGACCCGCATTTCCAGTATGCCTCTCCGGTGTCGGAGCCGACGGGGGAACCTACGGAGACCGCCACTGGTGCGGAAATTTTGGACGGGAAGATCTACGTCAACAACGGCTTCTGGGACACATACCGGACCGCCTGGCCGGCCTACAGCCTGCTCGCGCCCGACGACGCGGGAGAGCTGGTCAACGGGTTCGTGCAGCAATACCGCGACGGCGGGTGGGTGTCCCGATGGTCGTCTCCCGGCTACGCGAACCTGATGACCGGCACCAGCTCCGACGTCGCCTTCGCCGACGCCTACACGAAGGGCGTCGACCTCCCCGATCCCATGGGGACGTACAAGGCCGGACTGAAGAACGCGACCGTGACTCCACCCGGCAGCGCGACCGACTCGGACGTCGGCCGCAAGGGACTGAACACCTCGATCTTCCGCGGCTGGACCGACACATCGGTCGGCGAGGGCACCTCGTGGGCTCTCGAGGGCGCCATCAACGACTTCGCACTGGCCCGCCAAGCCGAGAAGCTCGCCGAGGCCTCCGACGTCAGTGATGACGAGGCGGAGCGACTCACCACCGAGGCCGCATACCTAGACGCCCGCTCGAAGAACTACGTCAACCACTTCGACCCGGAAGTCGGCTTCTTCCAGGGCCGGAACGATGATGGGAGCTTCCGCCACGGACCTGACGAGTACGACCCGCGGATCTGGGGACAGCACGACTACACCGAGACCAACGGGTGGAACTTCGCCTTCCACGCACCGTTCGACGGGCAGGGGCTCGCGAACCTGTACGGTGGACGCGACGGCCTGGCCGCCAAGCTCGACGAGTTCTATGCGACACCGGAGACCGCCGAGTTCCCCGGCACCTACGGCGGCACGATCCACGAGATGGTGGAGGCCCGCGACGTCCGGATGGGAATGTGGGGCTTCTCGAACCAGGTCTCCCACCACATCCCGTTCACGTATATCCATGCGGGGCAGCCCTGGAGGACGCAAGAAATTACCCGCGAGGTCCAGTCCCGTCACTACGTCGGCAGCGACATCGGCCAGGGTTACGCAGGCGACGAGGATAACGGCGAGACCTCGGCCTGGTGGCTGTTCACGATGCTCGGCCTCTACCCGTTGCAGCTCGGGGACGGCAATTACGCGTTGACATCGCCTCTGTTCACCAAGGCGACGGCGCACCTGCCGAACGGCGAGGACATCGTCGTCAACGCTCCCGACAACAGCGACGAGAACGTCTACGTCCAGTCCTTGCTGGTCGATGGAAAGGACCGGAACAAGGCGTGGATCGAGCACGCGTCCCTCGCCAAGGGCGCCGTCCTTGACTTCACGATGGGTCCCGAGCCGTCCGACTGGGGGTCCGCGCCGGAGAACGCCCCGCCGTCGCCGACGACGGGCGACGAACCCCCTGAGCCGCTCACCGATCTCCTGGCCGACCCGGCGCAGGTAGGAGGGGTCGAGGGCGTGCAGCAGGTGGTCGACGACGACTCGTCGACCCAGCTCGTCCTCGCCCCTGAGGATGCCATCACCTATCAGTCGGACACCCCCCGGAATGAGGTCACGATGTACACGCTGACCTCGGGCGACGACTCCGTCGGGCACCCGACCGCGTGGGTCGTGGAGGGCTCCCGCGACGGTGAGCGGTGGTTCGAGATCGACAGCCGTGAGGACGAGACCTTCGAATGGGAGCATCAGACCCGGCCATTCAAGGCAACCGGGACTAGGGGGCCGGGCACCTACACCCATTACCGGCTGCAGGTGCTCGAAGGGTCCTCCGACGAGGTCGGGCTCGCCGAGCTCGAGTTCTTCGACATTGACGTCGGCCAGTCCACCCCCGAGAAGTAG
- a CDS encoding GH92 family glycosyl hydrolase: MRPLTRARTARGAAALLTALALSVGGTVGAAAAPPANGSGEAAVHDPLDHVNPMVGTGAATGAVVGEINNFPGPSMPFGMVQVSPDTPSSYAGYRHSDSEISGFSLTHAAAGCNVFGDLPLLPVTGEVGETPWDRTEQFSHDVESAEVGRYAVTLESSDIDVELFAATRSAGMTFDFPESEPAQVILDAGGSKASVYDVDLQVEGSTVTGAVTTGGFCGKDNQHTTHFVMEFDTAVEDFGTWQDGELRPGEATADGQTAGAWLTFPAGSEITVKSSISYVDAAGAAANLAAEIPAWDVDSLQQANRDAWAEMLGRIEVSGGADSDTTMFYTSLYHSLMHPNTFNDVDGRYVGFDGEIHEVAPGHTQYANFSDWDTYRSLAALHAILVPERASDMAQSLVNDAVQYGWLPRWPVANQPTGQMTGDSSVPLIASMYAFGARDFDVESALDYMIKGATQTPADTDGYVQRPGLESYLELGYGPQTEEFRGDHGIVGASVTLEWSIADFAIGQLATATGRDEVATEFQERGQYWQNIYDPATDLMSARSESGAFIEPRSGPGFGQEGFDEGNDHQYTWLVPQNVEGLVEALGGREATIARLDEFTTEYNAGDGAPKLWIGNEPNFGVPWLYNYVGQPVRTSELVDDVIAELFQPTPDGKPGNDDLGAQAGWYVWAAMGLYPSTPGTDVLTLNAPRFERVEVDLGEGQQLEILAPGAADGGRYIAGMKVDGEPWDRTYLPEQLIAEGGVIDLTMSDSPDQDWGTGEDAAPPSFRDGESELVATATPSFQTVAPGESAVLTTTVQAFGGNHRPVAVDIDAPEDISATARPLRPDSSGQVVADIALTVSDEVAIGDHNVRLTVGRKGSDEVRTLPVRLRVAPPGSMMASFNTVGSSPDDGSSPGDLDGSGNSLSEEALAATGLVPGSEHDVHGLAFQWPDVAPGSPNTITADGQRVEPPGPAGSISFIGLGTHGTVDDTVSVELTDGTTEDVPISFGDWVLPSEDGSPIDGNTVVATMDHNSGEASTTYVYATDAWSAPDGTQIAAVTFPSNENLHVFAIAYDGAEASGVA; this comes from the coding sequence ATGAGACCCTTGACCAGAGCACGAACTGCACGCGGTGCCGCGGCACTACTGACGGCACTGGCACTGAGCGTCGGCGGGACGGTCGGCGCAGCGGCGGCCCCACCCGCGAACGGAAGCGGCGAGGCGGCGGTGCACGATCCCCTCGACCACGTCAACCCGATGGTGGGCACAGGTGCGGCGACGGGAGCCGTGGTCGGGGAGATCAACAACTTCCCCGGTCCGTCGATGCCCTTCGGGATGGTGCAGGTCTCGCCCGACACCCCGAGCTCCTACGCAGGCTACCGGCACTCCGACTCCGAGATCAGCGGCTTCAGCCTGACCCACGCGGCCGCAGGCTGCAACGTGTTCGGCGACCTCCCGCTGCTCCCGGTCACCGGGGAGGTCGGCGAGACGCCGTGGGACCGCACCGAGCAGTTCTCGCACGACGTCGAATCCGCCGAGGTCGGGAGGTACGCCGTCACGCTGGAGTCCTCGGACATCGACGTCGAGCTGTTCGCGGCCACCCGTTCCGCCGGCATGACCTTCGACTTCCCGGAGTCCGAGCCGGCCCAAGTGATCCTCGACGCCGGCGGCTCGAAGGCCAGCGTCTACGACGTCGACCTGCAGGTCGAGGGGAGCACCGTGACCGGCGCCGTGACCACCGGCGGGTTCTGCGGTAAGGACAACCAGCACACCACCCACTTCGTCATGGAGTTCGACACCGCCGTCGAGGACTTCGGCACCTGGCAGGACGGCGAGCTCCGTCCGGGCGAGGCGACGGCCGACGGACAGACGGCCGGCGCCTGGCTCACGTTCCCGGCCGGATCCGAGATCACCGTCAAGTCGTCCATCTCCTACGTGGACGCGGCCGGGGCCGCAGCGAACCTCGCCGCCGAGATTCCCGCGTGGGATGTCGATTCCCTCCAGCAGGCCAATCGCGACGCTTGGGCCGAGATGCTCGGCAGGATCGAGGTCTCCGGAGGGGCCGACTCCGACACCACGATGTTCTACACCTCGCTGTACCACTCGCTGATGCACCCGAACACCTTCAACGACGTCGACGGGCGCTACGTCGGCTTCGACGGCGAGATCCACGAGGTCGCCCCCGGCCACACCCAGTACGCCAACTTCTCCGACTGGGACACCTACCGCTCACTCGCCGCACTGCACGCGATCCTCGTGCCGGAGCGCGCCTCTGACATGGCGCAGTCCCTGGTAAACGACGCCGTGCAGTACGGGTGGCTCCCCCGATGGCCGGTGGCGAACCAGCCGACCGGGCAGATGACGGGGGACTCCTCCGTCCCGCTGATCGCGTCCATGTATGCCTTCGGGGCCCGTGACTTCGACGTGGAGTCCGCCCTGGACTACATGATCAAGGGCGCCACGCAAACCCCCGCGGACACAGACGGGTACGTGCAGCGACCCGGGCTCGAGAGCTACCTCGAGCTCGGGTACGGCCCCCAGACGGAGGAGTTCCGCGGCGACCACGGGATCGTCGGCGCCTCGGTGACCCTGGAGTGGTCGATCGCCGACTTCGCGATCGGGCAGCTGGCCACCGCCACCGGCCGGGACGAGGTCGCGACCGAGTTCCAGGAACGCGGACAGTACTGGCAGAACATTTACGACCCGGCCACCGACCTGATGTCCGCGCGCTCCGAGTCCGGGGCGTTCATCGAGCCGAGATCCGGACCCGGCTTCGGACAGGAGGGCTTCGACGAGGGCAACGATCACCAGTACACTTGGCTCGTCCCCCAGAACGTCGAGGGCCTGGTCGAGGCGCTCGGCGGGAGGGAGGCTACGATCGCGCGGCTCGACGAGTTCACCACCGAGTACAACGCCGGGGACGGCGCACCGAAGCTGTGGATCGGCAATGAGCCGAACTTCGGCGTGCCCTGGCTGTACAACTACGTCGGCCAGCCAGTGCGGACCTCGGAGCTCGTCGACGACGTCATCGCCGAGCTGTTCCAGCCCACGCCGGACGGCAAGCCTGGCAATGACGACCTCGGCGCACAGGCCGGGTGGTACGTGTGGGCCGCGATGGGGCTGTACCCCTCCACGCCCGGCACCGATGTGCTGACGCTCAACGCCCCGCGCTTCGAACGGGTCGAGGTCGACCTGGGCGAGGGACAGCAGCTGGAGATCCTGGCCCCGGGCGCTGCTGACGGCGGCAGATACATCGCTGGCATGAAGGTCGACGGGGAGCCGTGGGATCGGACCTACCTGCCCGAGCAGCTGATCGCCGAGGGCGGCGTCATCGACCTGACGATGTCCGACTCACCGGACCAGGACTGGGGCACCGGGGAGGATGCGGCCCCGCCGTCGTTCCGTGACGGCGAATCCGAGCTCGTCGCGACGGCGACGCCGTCCTTCCAGACCGTCGCGCCGGGAGAGTCCGCCGTCCTCACCACCACCGTGCAGGCGTTCGGTGGAAACCACCGGCCGGTGGCCGTCGACATCGACGCGCCCGAGGACATCTCGGCCACGGCACGGCCCCTGCGCCCGGACAGCTCCGGGCAGGTGGTCGCCGATATCGCCCTTACCGTCTCGGACGAGGTCGCCATCGGGGACCACAACGTGCGGCTCACGGTAGGTCGCAAGGGGTCCGACGAGGTCAGGACGCTGCCGGTCCGGCTTCGCGTCGCCCCGCCCGGGTCGATGATGGCGTCCTTCAACACCGTCGGCAGCTCCCCGGACGATGGTTCCTCACCGGGAGACCTCGACGGCTCGGGGAACAGCCTGTCGGAGGAGGCGCTCGCCGCTACGGGCCTCGTGCCGGGGTCCGAGCACGACGTGCACGGCCTGGCATTCCAGTGGCCCGACGTGGCCCCGGGCAGTCCGAACACCATAACCGCCGACGGACAACGGGTCGAGCCGCCCGGTCCGGCAGGGTCGATCTCCTTCATTGGCCTCGGCACCCACGGCACCGTCGATGACACGGTGTCCGTCGAGCTCACAGACGGCACGACGGAGGACGTGCCGATCTCCTTCGGGGACTGGGTGCTGCCGAGCGAGGACGGCTCCCCGATCGACGGCAACACCGTGGTGGCGACGATGGATCACAACTCCGGCGAGGCGAGCACCACCTATGTCTACGCTACCGACGCCTGGTCGGCGCCCGACGGGACGCAGATCGCCGCCGTGACCTTCCCGAGCAACGAGAACCTGCACGTCTTCGCAATCGCCTACGACGGGGCGGAGGCCTCCGGAGTGGCGTAG
- a CDS encoding lactate racemase domain-containing protein, whose amino-acid sequence MSEPTATTPTIDPIPDGLAERAALLGGPEGTLTDEQIRDFVTEQLAATDYDGKSVCLIVPDGTRSVPLPKVLPAIHDALAGRAASVTVLIALGTHAAMDADAIDTLLGSTERGAQATYPEWTVVNHAWDDPDQIADLGEISAERIGELTGGLLTDVPMRVQINRLCVESDVNLIVGPVFPHEVVGFSGGNKYFFPGCSVHDVIDISHWVGALITASRIIGTLGITPVRQLIDAASELVTTEKYCFTMDVKEGGADLGAVAYGDPQAAWAASAKISAQTHITYVDKPYRRIVALVPEMYDDMWTGAKGFYKSEPVCADGGDVIIYAPHITEVAAMHPGLRDIGYHNIEYFTKQWERFKDHPWGELAHSTHVTGLGTYDPATGEEKQRVNRYFATSISKQECEEYNVLYQDPTALDIEALRDDPDTLVIDHAGEVLFRLAEERQSL is encoded by the coding sequence ATGAGCGAGCCGACTGCGACGACGCCGACCATCGACCCGATCCCGGACGGCCTGGCCGAACGCGCCGCCCTGCTCGGCGGCCCGGAGGGAACGCTCACCGACGAGCAGATCCGCGACTTCGTCACCGAGCAGCTCGCCGCCACCGACTACGACGGCAAGAGCGTCTGCCTGATCGTCCCCGACGGCACTCGCTCGGTCCCGCTGCCCAAGGTGCTGCCCGCCATCCATGATGCCCTCGCCGGCCGCGCCGCCTCCGTGACCGTGCTGATCGCGCTGGGCACCCACGCCGCGATGGACGCCGACGCGATCGACACGCTGCTGGGCTCCACCGAGCGCGGCGCGCAGGCCACCTACCCCGAGTGGACCGTCGTCAACCACGCCTGGGACGACCCGGACCAGATCGCGGACCTCGGCGAGATCTCCGCCGAGCGCATCGGCGAGCTCACCGGCGGTCTGCTCACCGACGTCCCCATGCGCGTGCAGATCAACCGCCTGTGCGTCGAGTCCGATGTGAACCTCATCGTCGGCCCGGTGTTCCCGCACGAGGTGGTCGGCTTCTCCGGCGGCAACAAGTACTTCTTCCCCGGCTGCTCGGTGCACGACGTCATCGACATCTCCCACTGGGTCGGCGCGCTGATCACCGCGAGCCGCATCATCGGCACCCTCGGCATCACCCCGGTGCGCCAGCTCATCGACGCCGCCAGCGAGCTCGTCACCACCGAGAAGTACTGCTTCACCATGGATGTCAAGGAGGGCGGGGCGGACCTCGGCGCTGTCGCCTACGGCGACCCGCAGGCCGCCTGGGCCGCCAGCGCGAAGATCTCCGCGCAGACCCACATCACCTACGTCGACAAGCCGTACCGACGCATCGTGGCGCTGGTGCCGGAGATGTACGACGACATGTGGACCGGCGCCAAGGGCTTCTACAAGTCCGAGCCCGTCTGCGCCGACGGAGGCGACGTCATCATCTACGCCCCGCACATCACCGAGGTCGCCGCCATGCACCCCGGCCTGCGCGACATCGGGTACCACAACATCGAGTACTTCACGAAGCAGTGGGAGCGGTTCAAGGACCACCCCTGGGGCGAGCTCGCCCACTCCACGCACGTCACCGGCCTGGGCACCTACGACCCCGCCACCGGCGAGGAGAAGCAGCGCGTGAACCGCTACTTCGCCACGTCGATCTCGAAGCAGGAGTGCGAGGAGTACAACGTCCTGTACCAGGACCCCACCGCCCTGGACATCGAGGCGCTGCGCGACGATCCCGACACCCTCGTGATCGACCACGCCGGAGAAGTCCTGTTCCGTCTCGCCGAGGAGCGCCAGTCCCTGTGA